The Alphaproteobacteria bacterium genome includes a window with the following:
- a CDS encoding F0F1 ATP synthase subunit epsilon: MQLSLISPEGVVFAGDVKMIVIPGAKGEFGVLDHHAPFMTMLR, encoded by the coding sequence ATGCAGCTATCCCTGATATCCCCAGAAGGTGTTGTCTTTGCAGGTGATGTGAAGATGATCGTTATCCCCGGCGCCAAAGGAGAATTTGGGGTCCTTGACCACCATGCGCCTTTCATGACCATGTTGCGC